GTTCGACTGGGTGGTGGGCTGCTCGTACCGGGGCCTGCCGGCCGGCCGCGTCCGGGTGCGCAACGTCCTCGGCGGGAACGCCTCCTTCCGGCGTACGGCGTTCGACCTCGCGGGCGGTTTCGCCAGCGGCATCGGACGCGACGGCAACAAGCGGCCGATGGGCGGCGAGGAGACGGAGCTGTGCATCCGGCTCAGCCGGGCGAGACCCGACGCGATCCTGCTCGTCGACGACCGTGCGGTGATCCACCACAAGGTGCCCGAGGCGCGCGAGCACTTCGGGTACTTCCGCACGCGCACCTACGCCGAGGGCCTGTCCAAGGCGCTCGTCGCCCGCAGCGTCGGCGTCGACAAAGGCCTGGAGTCCGAACGCCGGTACACCACCCGGGTGTTGCCGGCCGGAGTCGCCCGCGGTCTGCGCGACCAACTCCTGGCCCGCCCCGGCGGCGCCCGCCGCGCGGCCGCGATCGTCACCGGCGTCCTCACGGCGGCCGGCGGCTACGCGATCGGCAGCGTACGAGCCCGCCGGGCCGGGACGACGTTCACGGTGGTGCCGATCGACCCGACGGCCGGCCGACCACCGGACCGGACAACAGGCGAAGCCACACACCGACCGACGGACCGGGAGGCGGGCGAGGCAACACACGGGACCGCGGACCGGAAGGCGGACTCGGTGATGAATCGGCCGACGGACGAGGCGGCGCACCGGCCGACGGACGGGCCGACGGACGGCGCAACGCCCCGGTCGGCGGAGCGGCCGGCGGACCAGGAGCCCGCCGCATGAGGGAGGCGAGTGTTCCGATCCTCATGTATCACGCGGTCGCCGCCGAGCCGAACGACGCCACCCGTGCCCTCTCGGTCACGCCGGAGGCGTTCGCCGGGCAGTTGGCGGTGATCGCGGACCGCGGGCTCACCCCGCTCACCACGGCCGACCTCGCGGCCCGCTGGCGGGCCGGCCGGCCGCTGCCCGCCCGCCCGGTGCTCCTCACCTTCGACGACGGCTACGAGGGCGTGCACCGGCACGCCCTCCCCGTCCTGACCCGGCACGGCTTCCCGGCCACGCTGTTCGTGTCCACCGGCTGGATCCGGGGCGCGTACGACACCGGCGGCGGCCTGGACGCCATGCTGGACTGGCGACAGGTGCGCGAACTGGCCGACGCGGGCGTCGAGATCGGCGGCCACAGCCACACCCATCCACAGCTCGACCAGCTCGACGACGTCACCCTGAGCGCCGAGCTGACCCGCTGCCGGTACCTCGTCGGCGACGAACTGGGCGCCCTGCCCGAGTCGTTCGCCTACCCGTACGGCTACTCCAGCCGCCGGATCCGCACGGCGGTGCGCGGACACGGGTTCGCCCAGGCGCTCGCCGTGGGCAACTCCCTCGCCCGGCGCGCCCAGGGGCCGTACGCCCTGCGGCGGGTGACGGTACGGCGGTCCACGGACGCCGAGGAGTTCGAGCGGCTCCTCGACGGCCGCGCGATCGCCCGCACCTTCGCCAGGGACCGGGCGCTCACCAAGGGGTACGCGGTGGTGCGCAGGACACGGCAGCTCCATCGGCTGGTGTGAGAAGTCGGCGCGCACGGTCGGCGTGAGCGGCCGGTGTGAACGGGCGGTGTGAACGGCCGGCGGCTCCGGCGGGACTGCCTGGTGGCAGGGCCCGTCGGGGCGCCGGACACAGCCGGACATAGCCCGACGCAGACGACACACCGCGCGCACTGCGGAAACCGGGTGCAGACGGGGTCCCTGTGCCGGATCATGGCGGCATGTCCGCACTCCCACACGACGCACTGCCGATCCGGCTCAACGTCGACGACTCCGACTCCCCGTCCGACGTCGTCGACGCGCTGTTCCTCGGCCGCTTCGCGACGGGCGAGCAACCGTACTCGCACGCGGCGAACATCGACCGCGTGCGCTCCGGCGCGACCCTGCTGCCGCCGCACGCCCGTGTGCTGCGCGTCGCCCGCGACGAGGACCGCAGCGCGACGCTGGCCGAGGGCGACGGCTGGACGCTGCTGATCTCCCGCTGGAACCGCGGCGCCGACGTCACGGTCACGGCGACCACCGCCGAACTGGCCGCGGAGGTGCTCAACGAGGCCACGGACGGCGCGGCGGACGAGCCCGAACCCCAGCCGGAGAACGTGACCATGGGCTTCTGGTACGTCTCCCCCAGGCGCGGCCCGCACCGCACCACCCGCCAGATCTCCGCGGGCACCTGGGACGAGGTCCGCCCCAACTACACGACGCCCGTCGCCGAGGCGCTGGACCAGCTGATGGGGACGACCCCGGACGACATCGCCGGCCGGCTGCTCCTGCTGCACGGCCCGCCCGGCACCGGCAAGACCTCCGCGCTGCGCACGCTGGCCCGTTCCTGGCGGGACTGGTGCCAGGTGGACTGCGTACTGGACCCCGAGCGGCTGTTCTCGGACGTCGGCTATCTGATGGACATCGCCATCGGCGAGGAGGACGCCGCGGGCAGGGGCCGCTGGCGGCTGCTGCTCCTGGAGGACTGCGACGAGCTGATCCGCGGCGAGGCCAAGCACACGGCGGGCCAGGCGCTGTCACGGCTGCTGAACCTGACCGACGGCCTGCTCGGCCAGGGCCGCAACGTCCTGGTGGGCGTCACCACCAACGAGGACCTGGAGCGCCTGCATCCGGCCGTCGTCCGCCCCGGCCGCTGTCTGGCCCGGATCGAGGTCGGCCCGCTGACCCGCCGGGAGGCGACGGACTGGCTGGGCACCGAGGAAGGCGTCGGCCGCGAGGGCGCGACCCTGGCAGAGCTGTACGCGCTGCGCCGGGGCGTCTCCCCGACCTCACTGCCGGAGCCGCGGGGCGGGACGGACGCGGGACTGTATCTCTAGGGCCCGGCCCGAGCTCCGGGCGCGGCACGGTCCGGCGGCGGCGCGCAGTGAACGGCACGGTCACGCCTCGTACGCCGCCCGCAGGGCGTCCCTCACCGCCGCCGACGCCTGCTCCTCCGTCAGTCCGAGCCGCCGCACCCGCTCCGCGTAGGCCTGTGCGGCTCCCGCGGCCTCCCGCTCCGCCGCCGAGCCCGCGGCGGCGACGAACGTGCCGTTGCGGCCCCGCGTCTCGATCACCCCGTCCGCCTCCAGCGCCCGGTACGCCTTGGCGACGGTGTTCGCGGCGAGGCCGAGCGACTCGGCGAGCCCGCGCACCGTCGGCAGCCGGTAGCCGACCGGCAGCGCGCCGGAGCGCGCCTGGCCGGCGATCTGCGCCCGCACCTGCTCGTACGGAGCGGCGCTGTCATCGATGTGGATCTTCAAGGTCACGGGCCGATTGTCCCGCACCCGTCCCTCGCCCGTCCTCCCCCAACCGCACCCGTCCCTCGCCCGTCCTCCCCCCACCCCCGACCTGCCCGCACCCACCCCGCACGCACCCACCTGAAAATGAGAGGCGTCCGGGCGCGGCCCGCCCGTAGCGTGCGCTGACATGACCGTCATCGTGCGCGAGCTGCGCCCCGACGCACGGCCCGACATCGAAGGCTTCGTCCGGGTCCGGCACCTCGCTCTGCCCTACCTCCTCTTCACCCCCGAGTCGGTGGTCCACGACCTCACCCACGCCCACCCCGACGCCCGCTCCCGCAAGCTCGTCGCCGAGGAGGACGGCGAGATCGTCGGCACCGCCCAGCTCGGCCTCGCCCACAACAGCCCGAAGCCCGGCCAGGGCTACCTCAACGTGTACGTGGACCCGGCGCACACCGGACGCGGCGCGGGCACGCTGCTGGCCCGCACCGCCGAGGAGCAGCTGGCGGCGCACGGGGCGACCCGGCTGTTCGCCTGGGTGCTGGACGAGCCCGGCAACCGCGCCCACGCGGAGCGCCGCGGCTACCGGGCGAGCCGCAGCGCGCACTTCCTGCGCCTGGACCTGGCCGGGGCCGCGCTGCCGCCGCGCCAGGACCCGCCGCCCGGCGTCGAGCTGCGCACGGCCGCCGACTTCGCCGACGATCCGCGCCCGCTGTTCGCCCTGGACGCGGAGGCGGGGTCCGACGAGCCGAGCGACATCGACACCGAGGCCACCGACTACGCGGCGTGGATCGCGCAGCACTGGAGCCATCCCCACCTCGACCGGGAGCTGACCTCGGTCGCCGTGGCCGACGGCCGCCCCGTCGCCTTCAGCGTCGCCCACACCGCGGGCGGCCCCCGCTACTTCACCGCCATGACCGGCACCGCCCGCGCCTTCCGCGGCCGGGGCCTGGCCAAGCTCGCCAAGAACGACTCCCTGCACCGCGCCCGCGCCGCGGGGTACGCGCAGGCGTGGACGGGCAACGACGCGGGCAACGGACCGATGCTCGCGGTCAACAAGTGGTTCGGATACGAGATCCAGGCGACGGAGGTGCGGTATGTCCGCGAACTCGGCTGACCGGGCCCGCCAGGTGGACGTCGTCCTCCTCAAGCGCGGCCGCACGAAGATCCGTTACGCGGCCGAGCTGCTGTCGGACGACGGCACGCGCATCGCCGTACGCGCCGCCTGGGCCGGCGACGGTGTGCGCGACTTCGGCTTCGTACGCTTCGAGGCGGGTGACGTCTTCACCGAGTACTACTGGCGGGACCGCTGGTACGCGGTGAAGGAGGTCCGCGACGCGAGCGGCGCCCTGAAGGGCTGGTACTGCGACATCACCCGCCCGGCGACGCTGTCCGGTGCCGAGCTGATCGTCGAGGACCTCGACCTGGACCTGTGGCGCTCCGCCGACGGCACGGACGTACTGCGGCTGGACGAGGACGAGTTCGAGGAGAGCGGTCTCACGACGACCGACCCGGAGGCAGCGGCGGCGGCCGTGGCCGCGCTCGACGAGCTGGAGGTGCTCGCCACCGTCGAGGGCGGCCTGGAGTCGCTGCTGGCCTAGGGGAGGCTGCACGGGGACACGGCCGCTCACACCGTCGCCACCACCGCGTACCGCTCGTCCTCCACCGCCCCGCCCCACAGCCGCGCGTCGTCGGACAGCCGCTCCACGCGGGTGCGCCCGGCGAGCGGGGTGAGGAGGGCGGTGAGCCGGTCCGCCGGTATGCCGACGGGGGCGACCGTGCCCCACACGCCCTCGACCAGCACGAGCCGCCCTCCGGGGCGCAGCAGGTCGCGCCAGTGGCGCAGGGCGCGGGCGGGGTCGGGGAGGGCCCACAGCACATGTCGTACGAGCACGGTGTCGAAGAGCTGTTCGCCGACCGGGGGCGCGGCCGCGTCGCCGAGGAGGAAGGCCGCGTCCCGCCCGGCCAGTTTGGCGCGGGCCAGGTCGATCATGTTCGGGGAGCGGTCGACGCCGGTGACGCGGTGTCCCTGCTCGGCGGCGAGGAGCGACAGACTGCCGGTGCCGCAGCCGAGGTCGAGGACGTCGCACGCGCGCCCCGGCAGCCAGCTGCGCAGCCGCTCCGCCCAGGCCGCGCGCACCTCGGGGTCGCGCAGCCCGTGATCCGGTTCCTCGTCGAAGGCGGCCGCCTCCGCGTCCCAGTCGACGCCTGCCGTAGTCATTTCGTCACTGTTTCCCCTCATGTGCCCAAGAGTGACACCTGCCACTGACACTCGAATCGTGACAGCCGCCACTGACAGATCAGGTGCGATGAGGAACTCTCCCGGAAAGGGTCTACCTCCGTGAGAACGCGGAT
This window of the Streptomyces sp. NBC_01275 genome carries:
- a CDS encoding glycosyltransferase family 2 protein, encoding MSAIGISVVVCVYTEDRWEDVLAAVASVRAQTHPALETLLVVDHNPTLLDRLAREYKETDEVRVLPNAGPRGLSAGRNTGIAASCGEVIAFLDDDAVAERDWLRRFADPYSDPRVLAVGGKVVPVWASGRRPDWFPEEFDWVVGCSYRGLPAGRVRVRNVLGGNASFRRTAFDLAGGFASGIGRDGNKRPMGGEETELCIRLSRARPDAILLVDDRAVIHHKVPEAREHFGYFRTRTYAEGLSKALVARSVGVDKGLESERRYTTRVLPAGVARGLRDQLLARPGGARRAAAIVTGVLTAAGGYAIGSVRARRAGTTFTVVPIDPTAGRPPDRTTGEATHRPTDREAGEATHGTADRKADSVMNRPTDEAAHRPTDGPTDGATPRSAERPADQEPAA
- a CDS encoding polysaccharide deacetylase family protein yields the protein MREASVPILMYHAVAAEPNDATRALSVTPEAFAGQLAVIADRGLTPLTTADLAARWRAGRPLPARPVLLTFDDGYEGVHRHALPVLTRHGFPATLFVSTGWIRGAYDTGGGLDAMLDWRQVRELADAGVEIGGHSHTHPQLDQLDDVTLSAELTRCRYLVGDELGALPESFAYPYGYSSRRIRTAVRGHGFAQALAVGNSLARRAQGPYALRRVTVRRSTDAEEFERLLDGRAIARTFARDRALTKGYAVVRRTRQLHRLV
- a CDS encoding DUF5925 domain-containing protein, whose protein sequence is MSALPHDALPIRLNVDDSDSPSDVVDALFLGRFATGEQPYSHAANIDRVRSGATLLPPHARVLRVARDEDRSATLAEGDGWTLLISRWNRGADVTVTATTAELAAEVLNEATDGAADEPEPQPENVTMGFWYVSPRRGPHRTTRQISAGTWDEVRPNYTTPVAEALDQLMGTTPDDIAGRLLLLHGPPGTGKTSALRTLARSWRDWCQVDCVLDPERLFSDVGYLMDIAIGEEDAAGRGRWRLLLLEDCDELIRGEAKHTAGQALSRLLNLTDGLLGQGRNVLVGVTTNEDLERLHPAVVRPGRCLARIEVGPLTRREATDWLGTEEGVGREGATLAELYALRRGVSPTSLPEPRGGTDAGLYL
- a CDS encoding GntR family transcriptional regulator; this translates as MTLKIHIDDSAAPYEQVRAQIAGQARSGALPVGYRLPTVRGLAESLGLAANTVAKAYRALEADGVIETRGRNGTFVAAAGSAAEREAAGAAQAYAERVRRLGLTEEQASAAVRDALRAAYEA
- a CDS encoding GNAT family N-acetyltransferase — translated: MTVIVRELRPDARPDIEGFVRVRHLALPYLLFTPESVVHDLTHAHPDARSRKLVAEEDGEIVGTAQLGLAHNSPKPGQGYLNVYVDPAHTGRGAGTLLARTAEEQLAAHGATRLFAWVLDEPGNRAHAERRGYRASRSAHFLRLDLAGAALPPRQDPPPGVELRTAADFADDPRPLFALDAEAGSDEPSDIDTEATDYAAWIAQHWSHPHLDRELTSVAVADGRPVAFSVAHTAGGPRYFTAMTGTARAFRGRGLAKLAKNDSLHRARAAGYAQAWTGNDAGNGPMLAVNKWFGYEIQATEVRYVRELG
- a CDS encoding DUF402 domain-containing protein, which gives rise to MSANSADRARQVDVVLLKRGRTKIRYAAELLSDDGTRIAVRAAWAGDGVRDFGFVRFEAGDVFTEYYWRDRWYAVKEVRDASGALKGWYCDITRPATLSGAELIVEDLDLDLWRSADGTDVLRLDEDEFEESGLTTTDPEAAAAAVAALDELEVLATVEGGLESLLA
- a CDS encoding bifunctional 2-polyprenyl-6-hydroxyphenol methylase/3-demethylubiquinol 3-O-methyltransferase UbiG gives rise to the protein MRGNSDEMTTAGVDWDAEAAAFDEEPDHGLRDPEVRAAWAERLRSWLPGRACDVLDLGCGTGSLSLLAAEQGHRVTGVDRSPNMIDLARAKLAGRDAAFLLGDAAAPPVGEQLFDTVLVRHVLWALPDPARALRHWRDLLRPGGRLVLVEGVWGTVAPVGIPADRLTALLTPLAGRTRVERLSDDARLWGGAVEDERYAVVATV